One Phaseolus vulgaris cultivar G19833 chromosome 4, P. vulgaris v2.0, whole genome shotgun sequence DNA window includes the following coding sequences:
- the LOC137837700 gene encoding MADS-box transcription factor 6-like isoform X2, with amino-acid sequence MGRGRVVLERIENKINRQVTFSKRRSGLLKKAFELSVLCDAEVALIIFSSPGKLFQYSSTDINKIVERYRQCRYSKLQTGDSSELESQSSYHEFLKLRAKYESLERTQRHFQGEELEPLSFKELQSLEKQLDITLALTRQQQTKKLMARADELREKVRKLEDLNKQLESKEKDEFSSLILDNNNFFQLHATKADQFESGTTLDTWFQHQEVASKERAIDMRIEGNQSTHNKSNGWL; translated from the exons atGGGAAGAGGAAGGGTTGTTCTGGAGAGAATAGAGAACAAGATAAACCGTCAAGTAACGTTCTCAAAGCGCAGAAGTGGGTTGCTGAAGAAGGCATTTGAGCTTTCTGTGCTTTGTGATGCAGAAGTTGCCCTTATCATCTTTTCTAGCCCTGGCAAGCTTTTTCAGTACAGCAGCACTGA TATTAACAAAATCGTTGAGAGATATCGTCAATGTCGTTACAGCAAGTTACAGACTGGTGATTCATCGGAACTCGAATCACAG AGTTCATATCATGAATTCTTGAAATTAAGAGCGAAATACGAATCTCTTGAGCGGACACAAAG GCATTTTCAAGGAGAAGAACTTGAGCCTCTTAGCTTTAAAGAATTGCAGAGCCTTGAGAAACAACTAGACATTACTCTTGCACTAACTCGACAGCAGCAA ACAAAGAAACTCATGGCACGAGCTGATGAATTACGCGAAAAG GTGCGCAAATTGGAAGATCTTAACAAGCAATTGGAATCCAAG GAAAAAGATGAATTCTCAAGCCTCATCCTTgacaataacaatttttttcaattgCATGCAACAAAAGCCGATCAATTTGAATCTGGAACAACACTAGACACATG GTTTCAACACCAAGAAGTTGCATCGAAAGAAAGAGCAATTGATATGAGGATAGAGGGTAACCAAAGCACTCACAACAAGAGCAATGGATGGTTGTAG
- the LOC137837700 gene encoding MADS-box transcription factor 6-like isoform X1 codes for MGRGRVVLERIENKINRQVTFSKRRSGLLKKAFELSVLCDAEVALIIFSSPGKLFQYSSTDINKIVERYRQCRYSKLQTGDSSELESQSSYHEFLKLRAKYESLERTQRHFQGEELEPLSFKELQSLEKQLDITLALTRQQQTKKLMARADELREKVRKLEDLNKQLESKEKDEFSSLILDNNNFFQLHATKADQFESGTTLDTCRFQHQEVASKERAIDMRIEGNQSTHNKSNGWL; via the exons atGGGAAGAGGAAGGGTTGTTCTGGAGAGAATAGAGAACAAGATAAACCGTCAAGTAACGTTCTCAAAGCGCAGAAGTGGGTTGCTGAAGAAGGCATTTGAGCTTTCTGTGCTTTGTGATGCAGAAGTTGCCCTTATCATCTTTTCTAGCCCTGGCAAGCTTTTTCAGTACAGCAGCACTGA TATTAACAAAATCGTTGAGAGATATCGTCAATGTCGTTACAGCAAGTTACAGACTGGTGATTCATCGGAACTCGAATCACAG AGTTCATATCATGAATTCTTGAAATTAAGAGCGAAATACGAATCTCTTGAGCGGACACAAAG GCATTTTCAAGGAGAAGAACTTGAGCCTCTTAGCTTTAAAGAATTGCAGAGCCTTGAGAAACAACTAGACATTACTCTTGCACTAACTCGACAGCAGCAA ACAAAGAAACTCATGGCACGAGCTGATGAATTACGCGAAAAG GTGCGCAAATTGGAAGATCTTAACAAGCAATTGGAATCCAAG GAAAAAGATGAATTCTCAAGCCTCATCCTTgacaataacaatttttttcaattgCATGCAACAAAAGCCGATCAATTTGAATCTGGAACAACACTAGACACATG TAGGTTTCAACACCAAGAAGTTGCATCGAAAGAAAGAGCAATTGATATGAGGATAGAGGGTAACCAAAGCACTCACAACAAGAGCAATGGATGGTTGTAG
- the LOC137837699 gene encoding probable fructokinase-7 yields the protein MAHPTSSDPSNDLRKEDCKERDSLVVCFGEMLIDFVPTVGGVSLAEAPAFKKSPGGAPANVAVGISKLGGSSAFIGKVGADEFGYMLADILKQNNVETSGMRFDSNARTALAFVTLRADGEREFLFFRNPSADMLLQESELDKNLLKQARIFHYGSISLIDEPCKSAHLAAMRIAKNSSCILSYDPNLRLALWPSEDTARKSIMDIWDQADVIKISEDEITFLTGGDNPYDDNVVLKKLFHPNLKLLIVTEGSQGCRYYTKAFKGRIAGVKVKPVDTTGAGDAFVSGILYSIASDQTIFQDEKRLRKALYFANICGALTVTERGAIPALPTKEAILQFLLEAAVI from the exons ATGGCTCACCCTACCTCATCAG ATCCATCCAATGATCTCAGAAAAGAAGACTGCAAGGAAAGAGATTCTCTGGTTGTTTGCTTTGGGGAAATGTTAATAGACTTTGTTCCGACGGTGGGAGGAGTATCACTGGCTGAAGCACCTGCGTTCAAGAAATCTCCCGGTGGAGCTCCTGCCAATGTAGCTGTTGGTATCTCTAAACTGGGAGGTTCATCTGCTTTTATTGGCAAG GTTGGAGCAGATGAATTTGGGTACATGCTGGCTGACATTTTAAAGCAAAACAATGTTGAGACTTCTGGCATGCGGTTTGACTCTAATGCAAGAACTGCATTAGCTTTTGTTACACTTAGAGCGGATGGTGAACGTGAATTCTTGTTTTTCCGCAATCCAAGTGCTGATATGCTCCTTCAAGAATCAGAACTTGATAAAAATCTCCTAAAGCAG GCTAGAATATTTCATTATGGTTCCATCAGCTTGATTGATGAGCCATGCAAGTCAGCTCACCTTGCTGCTATGAGAATTGCCAAAAACTCTAGTTGCATTCTCTCTTATGATCCAAATTTGAGATTGGCTCTGTGGCCTTCAGAAGATACTGCTCGGAAAAGCATAATGGATATATGGGATCAGGCTGATGTCATAAAG ATAAGTGAGGATGAAATCACATTTTTGACAGGAGGTGATAATCCTTATGACGATAATGTTGTTTTGAAGAAACTTTTTCATCCAAATCTCAAGCTTTTAATCGTTACTGAAGGGTCACAAGGTTGCAGATATTACACCAAA GCATTTAAGGGCAGGATTGCAGGTGTTAAAGTTAAACCTGTAGACACAACTGGTGCTGGCGATGCATTTGTTAGTGGGATTTTATACAGTATAGCTTCTGATCAAACTATTTTTCAg GATGAAAAACGTCTTAGAAAGGCTTTATATTTTGCTAATATATGTGGTGCCCTCACTGTGACTGAGAGAGGTGCAATTCCTGCACTTCCTACAAAGGAAGCTATCTTGCAATTCTTACTAGAAGCAGCTGTAATATAA